In Vibrio crassostreae, one DNA window encodes the following:
- a CDS encoding YgiW/YdeI family stress tolerance OB fold protein: MKKTVLAIASTIILAPTFAMASDHSNNNKHESAIAYTGPIETVSVATLLADTSMFAEQEAIVDGKIVRQLKNDTFVFSDGQSEIQIELDDDIHLAQPLTADTKVRIFGEYEGGKTPEIEVDHIQVL; this comes from the coding sequence ATGAAAAAAACTGTATTAGCTATCGCATCTACTATTATCCTTGCCCCAACTTTCGCAATGGCTAGTGACCACAGCAACAATAACAAGCACGAAAGCGCTATTGCTTACACTGGACCAATTGAAACCGTTTCTGTTGCGACACTACTTGCCGATACAAGCATGTTCGCAGAGCAAGAAGCAATTGTGGATGGCAAGATTGTTCGTCAACTAAAGAATGACACGTTTGTATTCTCTGACGGCCAGAGTGAAATTCAAATAGAACTGGATGATGACATCCACCTAGCACAACCGCTAACCGCTGATACAAAAGTTCGTATCTTTGGTGAATACGAAGGCGGAAAAACTCCGGAAATCGAAGTAGATCATATCCAAGTTCTATAA